One Desulfobacterales bacterium genomic region harbors:
- a CDS encoding response regulator yields MKILIADDDFTSRMLLQGLLQSHGTVHLAVNGREAVEAVRLALEADELYDLICLDIMMPEMDGQEALRQIRLMEETKGIAVPDRVKIIMATALADKANVIKALNHQCDYFLVKPIQKARLMEKLRNLKLIL; encoded by the coding sequence ATGAAAATACTGATAGCCGACGACGATTTCACCAGCCGCATGCTGCTTCAGGGACTGCTGCAGAGCCACGGTACGGTCCACCTCGCTGTTAATGGCAGGGAAGCCGTCGAGGCCGTGCGCCTGGCTCTGGAGGCCGATGAGCTCTACGACCTGATCTGTCTGGATATTATGATGCCCGAAATGGACGGACAGGAAGCGCTCCGTCAAATCCGACTGATGGAAGAGACAAAAGGCATCGCAGTTCCAGACCGGGTGAAAATTATCATGGCAACCGCCCTTGCCGACAAGGCCAACGTCATAAAGGCCCTTAATCACCAATGCGACTACTTCCTGGTCAAGCCGATCCAGAAGGCGAGGCTGATGGAAAAACTGCGCAACCTGAAGCTGATCTTATAA